One genomic window of Solanum dulcamara chromosome 12, daSolDulc1.2, whole genome shotgun sequence includes the following:
- the LOC129877459 gene encoding ubiquitin-conjugating enzyme E2 22: protein MATNENLPPNVIKQLAKELKNLDETPPEGIKVGVNDDDFSTIYADIEGPAGTPYENGVFRMKLILTHDFPHSPPKGYFLTKIYHPNIASNGEICVNALKKDWNPSLGLRHVLMVVRCLLIEPFPESALNEQAGKMLLDNYDEYARHARLYTSIHAKPKTKLKTGAISESTTALNVGQTHTSLCNIDQKTLVSGVAPLQQPSPLAPTANIVKGGNNLDQPLTADTAVSGSAAPPSLTMKKEAGLVKLPADKKKIDARKKSLKRL, encoded by the exons ATG GCAACTAATGAAAATCTCCCACCAAACGTGATAAAACAATTGGCAAAGGAATTGAAAAATCTTGATGAAACTCCTCCTGAGGGCATCAAAGTAGGTGTAAACGATGATGATTTTTCAACCATATATGCTGATATTGAGGGCCCGG CTGGGACTCCTTATGAGAACGGGGTATTTCGcatgaagttgattttgacaCATGATTTCCCTCATTCTCCACCCAAAG GTTATTTTCTGACCAAGATTTATCATCCCAACATTGCTTCCAATGGTGAGATTTGTGTCAATGCTTTGAAAAAAGATTGGAACCCTAGCTTGGGCCTACGGCATGTTCTCATG GTGGTAAGATGTTTACTTATCGAGCCATTTCCAGAATCTGCGCTAAATGAGCAAGCTGGCAAGATGCTTCTTGATAATTATGATGAGTATGCTAGACATGCAAG GCTTTATACCAGTATTCATGCTAAACCAAAGACTAAGTTAAAAACTGGAGCTATTTCCGAGTCAACGACAGCTCTAAATGTTGGCCAGACTCATACTTCACTGTGTAACATTGATCAGAAGACTTTGGTATCTGGAGTCGCACCTCTCCAACAGCCTTCTCCGTTAGCCCCTACAGCTAACATTGTAAAAGGAGGAAACAATCTGGACCAGCCACTAACTGCGGACACAGCAGTTAGTGGATCAGCAGCACCACCATCACTGACCATGAAGAAGGAAGCTGGATTGGTGAAACTCCCTGCAGACAAAAAGAAGATCGATGCGAGAAAGAAAAGCTTGAAGAGATTATAA
- the LOC129877460 gene encoding calmodulin-7 — MADQLTDDQISEFKEAFSLFDKDGDGCITTKELGTVMRSLGQNPTEAELQDMINEVDADGNGTIDFPEFLNLMARKMKDTDSEEELKEAFRVFDKDQNGFISAAELRHVMTNLGEKLTDEEVDEMIREADVDGDGQINYEEFVKVMMAK; from the exons atggcGGATCAGCTTACCGATGATCAGATCTCTGAGTTCAAGGAGGCTTTCAGCTTGTTCGACAAGGACGGAGATG GTTGTATCACAACTAAGGAGCTTGGGACTGTGATGAGGTCGTTGGGACAGAACCCCACTGAAGCTGAGCTCCAAGACATGATAAACGAGGTGGATGCAGATGGTAATGGAACCATCGACTTCCCAGAGTTTCTAAACCTCATGGCTAGGAAGATGAAGGATACTGACTCAGAGGAGGAGTTGAAAGAGGCATTCAGAGTTTTCGACAAGGATCAAAATGGTTTCATCTCTGCTGCTGAGCTTCGTCATGTGATGACTAACCTTGGGGAGAAGCTCACTGATGAAGAAGTTGATGAAATGATTAGGGAAGCAGATGTCGATGGTGATGGTCAAATTAACTATGAGGAGTTTGTTAAGGTCATGATGGCCAAGTAA
- the LOC129877343 gene encoding glycine-rich RNA-binding protein 4, mitochondrial-like produces MAFFNKAGSILRQAVSKQHINHEISASKPSIFQLIRCMSSKLFVGGISWNTNDNTLQEAFSKYGEVIEARVIYDRESGRSRGFGFVTFNGSEDASAAIQALDGQELDGRRIKVNIANDRTRGYSGGGGGFGGGGNYGSGGYGGGGNYGSGGYGGGGNYGASGYGGSGNYGGAGGVDANVAGNYGSGENSFGFGASGDNNFSSGDSYASGNTEATSSQADVNSPVDAGENYRDDNVESSDYADRRA; encoded by the exons ATGGCTTTCTTTAACAAAGCTGGGAGCATTCTTCGGCAGGCTGTTAGCAAGCAGCATATCAATCATGAAATCTCTGCATCGAAACCTTCAATTTTTCAACTTATTAGATGCATGTCTTCAAAACTTTTTGTTGGAG GAATCTCATGGAACACGAATGACAACACTCTCCAAGAAGCTTTCAGCAAGTATGGAGAAGTCATTGAAG CAAGAGTCATTTATGATCGAGAGTCTGGAAGATCTAGGGGATTTGGCTTCGTTACTTTTAATGGTTCTGAGGATGCCAGCGCTGCCATCCAGGCTTTGGATGGACAG GAGCTTGATGGTCGTAGGATTAAGGTAAATATAGCGAATGACAGGACAAGAGGATACAGCGGTGGTGGTGGCGGGTTTGGTGGTGGTGGCAATTATGGATCTGGTGGTTATGGTGGTGGTGGCAATTATGGATCTGGTGGTTATGGTGGTGGTGGTAATTATGGTGCCTCTGGTTATGGTGGCAGTGGCAATTATGGAGGCGCAGGTGGTGTTGATGCTAATGTTGCCGGCAATTATGGAAGCGGAGAAAACAGTTTCGGCTTTGGCGCAAGTGGTGATAACAACTTTTCAAGTGGTGATAGCTATGCTAGTGGAAACACCGAAGCTACCAGCAGCCAAGCAGATGTTAATAGCCCTGTTGATGCAGGTGAAAATTACAGAGATGACAATGTGGAGTCCAGTGATTATGCCGACAGAAGAGCCTAA